The following are encoded together in the Elusimicrobiota bacterium genome:
- a CDS encoding BamA/TamA family outer membrane protein, which produces MLKKLSVALPALILPVLGWSQEGGPQDLLPKREMIQQVEPPSPETPKALRWMLKPIKKGILVRLPIVDTDPNRGVTAGVMPIWVIQDEKQDLIKHIHAPSLTYNRNFGFIPTYRYYYYPASNAALILRGSASGQAEREFLGHYDDGSFAGTPVDLELMLQYNVDAGKRFFGLGPASPKSAESNYIEDIIQYKVGAGLPLAPESHWRIRLADHLQAFRLSNGPIANLPSFSATFPGVAPIHRQQSHDMRLAVNYDTRDHAVTTSRGAYLETFFESSTRDLASSYDYTRWSVDARYFRPWPNREGKVLGINLKYEQLLGNAPFWLLPSLGGKYNQRAYGAGRYVDRGMMALNLEQRFTFWSARMAGVKTEFELAPFTGLGSVFDNPGKMTRRHMRPVYGAAVRAVAKPQVVGSIDFGLGQEGLAVFMDINYSF; this is translated from the coding sequence ATGCTTAAGAAACTCTCCGTGGCTCTGCCGGCCCTGATCCTTCCTGTCTTGGGCTGGTCCCAGGAGGGGGGGCCCCAGGATTTGCTTCCCAAGCGAGAGATGATCCAGCAGGTGGAGCCCCCCAGCCCCGAGACCCCCAAGGCTCTGCGCTGGATGCTCAAGCCCATCAAGAAAGGCATCCTGGTGCGCCTGCCCATCGTGGACACCGACCCCAACCGCGGAGTGACCGCCGGGGTAATGCCCATATGGGTGATCCAGGACGAGAAGCAGGACCTCATCAAGCATATCCACGCCCCCTCGCTTACCTATAACAGGAACTTCGGCTTCATCCCCACCTACCGCTACTACTATTACCCTGCCTCCAACGCGGCCCTGATCCTGCGCGGCTCGGCCTCGGGCCAGGCCGAGCGCGAGTTCCTGGGGCATTACGACGACGGCAGCTTCGCCGGGACTCCCGTGGACCTGGAGTTGATGCTCCAGTACAACGTGGACGCGGGAAAACGCTTTTTCGGGCTGGGGCCCGCCTCCCCCAAATCCGCCGAGTCCAACTATATCGAGGACATCATCCAATACAAGGTGGGGGCGGGACTCCCGCTGGCGCCCGAAAGCCATTGGCGAATCCGGCTGGCCGACCATCTGCAGGCCTTCCGGCTGTCGAACGGTCCCATCGCCAATCTCCCCTCCTTTTCCGCGACCTTCCCCGGAGTGGCCCCCATCCACCGCCAGCAGAGCCACGACATGCGCCTGGCCGTGAATTACGACACGCGAGACCACGCGGTGACGACCAGCCGCGGGGCCTACCTCGAGACCTTTTTCGAGTCCTCGACCCGGGATCTGGCCAGCTCCTATGACTACACCCGCTGGAGTGTGGACGCGCGCTATTTCCGACCCTGGCCCAATAGAGAGGGCAAGGTCTTGGGCATCAATCTCAAGTACGAGCAGCTCCTTGGAAACGCCCCCTTTTGGCTCCTACCCAGCCTCGGCGGCAAATACAACCAACGCGCCTACGGCGCCGGCCGCTACGTGGACCGCGGCATGATGGCCTTGAACCTGGAGCAGCGCTTCACGTTCTGGTCCGCGCGCATGGCCGGGGTCAAGACGGAGTTCGAACTGGCCCCCTTCACGGGCCTTGGGAGCGTCTTCGACAATCCCGGCAAGATGACCCGGCGCCACATGAGGCCCGTCTACGGCGCGGCGGTGCGCGCGGTGGCCAAGCCCCAGGTGGTGGGCTCCATCGACTTCGGCTTGGGCCAGGAAGGCCTGGCCGTGTTCATGGACATCAATTATTCCTTTTAA